The DNA segment AAGACTTGATCGATTCAAATTCCAACTATCTTTCACCAGATTTCTGCAACTGCATCTGTTCCAACTAAACAAACAGTCGAGACCAGTGCTAATTTGATGGATCTAACCGGTAAGTCTTCGACCCACTACCTCTCTTCTTCTAACCGGTAAGCCTGATCGGTTCTTCATAGTTTTTGAAATTCCAATTATCTTTCACCAGGATCTTGCTACTGCATCTGCTCCAACTAAACCAAACAGTCGAGACCGGTGCTAATTTGGTGGATCTAACCGGTAAGTCTACCTGTCTTCTTCGTAGCTTTGGCTAAAAAAGTTCGATACTTTGATTTCCTTCGACCTCAATCTGTTTGAAACCCCATCTTCtttaacttcatttttctttggCTTTTCCAATTTACTTAACTTTACTTTTAACACAATTCACTTTGCATCCGCATCTCATTTGTTTCCTTTGTTCCAGCTTTCATTTACCAGAATCATGGGCAATTGCTGCTCCGAACAATGTGGTTTAGACAATTTCCTTCTTCGTGGCTTGGATTTCATTGTTGGCCATGCTAATTATGTCTGGAAGCTTAAACAAACTCTTCCAACTTTATCTGCTGCTCTTGAAGAACTGAAGGCGCGAAGAGATGACGTGAAACGGAGGGTTGATATTGCGGAGCGAAAACTATTGAAGCCATTGGAGGAAGTTCAGCTATGGCTTTCAACAGCGGGACCTATGATAACGGAGGCAGAAAAGTTGATTGAGGATGGCCGTCAACAAATGAATAACTTGTGTCTCGGCGTCTGTGCTTCCAAGAGTTGCCAGTCTAGCTACAAGTATGGCAAAAAAGTGAACAAAATGCTTCAAGAAATAAGTGATCTTAAGAGGGAAGCAGCTTTTGAGAAAGTAGCAGAGGATCCGCCCCCAGCTCCAGTGGTAGTAAGACCTGAAGAGCAGGCGGTTGCTCTAGAATCCACAATCCAAAAGGTATGGAGTTGCATTGTAGAAACAAATGTGGGGATCATTGGTCTCTATGGCTTGGGGGCGTTGGCAAGACAACACTCTTGACCAAACTCAACAACAAGTTCAGCACCACACCAAATGATTTTGAAGTTGTTATCTGGGCGGTGGTGTCTAAAGATTACGATGTTGGAAAGATTCAAGATAGGATTGGTGAAAATATTGGTGTTCCACAATCCTGGAAGAATAAAAGTGTTGACCAGAAAGCCATAGATATCTATGGGGTCTTGAGTAACAAGAGATTTGTTGTATTATTGGATGATTTATGGAAGAAGGTGGATTTGAACCTAGTTGGGATACCAGAACCAAGCCAAACAAAGGGTTCCAAACTTATTTTTACTACTCGATCTTTGGACGTATGTGGCTACATGGAAGCTAAAACGAAAATCAAAGTGGATTGCATGGAACCGGGGAAGGCTTGGGAATTGTTCCAAGACAAGGTTGGAGATGAAGCTCTCAACAGCCATCCAGATATTCCAAACCTAGCTAAACAAGTAGCTGAAAGGTGCGGTGGGCTACCTCTTGCACTAATTACAATCGGCCGTGCCATGGCTTGCAAGAAAACGCTTGGGGAATGGAATTATGCAATTGAGATGTTGAAGCGATGTGCATCGCCACAAATGGAAGAGGAggtatttaaacttttaaaattcagTTATGATAATTTGCCTAATGCCACAATGAGAAGTTGTTTCCTATATTGTTGTCTGCATCCTGAAGATTATTGTATTCCCAAAAAGAGATTAGTGGAATATTGGTTTTGTGAAGGGCTATTGATTGAATTTGATAGAATTAGTGAAGCTCAAATGCAAAGTGACCACATTATCAACTCTCTTCTGAATGCTTGTTTATTGGAAAATAGTGGTGAAATACATGGAGAAGAATGTGTAAAGATGCATGATGTAATCCGTGACATGGCTGTATGGATTACACGCAATTTTGAAGCAACAGAAGCCGGGGCTCAGTTATATGAAGAACCAGATGTTAAGGCATGGGAAAGTGTAAAAAGAATGTCAGTGATGACAAATAAGATTGAAGTTCTCAAAGAAATACCCAAATGCCCTAACCTTCGAACCTTGTTTCTTAGCCAAAATGAGTTGCAAGTGATCAGCGATGGTTTCTTCCAATTTATGTCTCATCTGATTGTTTTGGATTTATCAAGAAACCTTAGATTACGAGTGCTGCCTGAGGGAATTTCACTATTGGTTTATCTAGAATGTCTTGACCTATCATTTACTGGTATATCAGAGTTGCCAATAGGGTTGAAATCGTTGACAAAACTAAAAATGTTGGACTTGAGTTTTATGCACAATCTCAGAAAAATTCCATAACATTTGATATCTAGTTTTCACAAGTTGCAAATATTCAGAATGTGGTGGTCGGGATACGGAGATTATCCTAATGAAGACAATGTTTTGTATGGTGATAATGAAAAGCTTATAGAGGAGTTGAAAGGTTTGCGACGTTTGAGTATACTAAGGATACAGAAAAGGCATGTTTTGTCTAGAGAGATTCCTGATCCTTAAGCTTTCACACATTAAGCACAGTTCAAATTTTCTACTATGACCAATTGAGAGACATGACCTGACTGATTTTTGTTCCAAATCTAAAGACTCCTTGGATAGCTGGGTGTGCAAAAATGGTAGAAATATTGAGTGAGGGAAAACTTGGTGAAGTTGCAGGTGTGACTGGAATTCCGTACTCTAAATCATTTCTGAAGCTTGAAATACTTGAATTATTTGGTGTACCGAAATTAAGGAGCATATAATGGGATGGTTGTGGGTAGGGTTATAAAGAAGAATCTCTACATTAGCTTTAATTAGTCTCGTTGTttgaaaaattagcaaaaaagaaaaaaaatagagtaaagtataaaaataatcacttttatttgtgttaagttatattttaattatttatgtttgaaatattacgttttagtcactcatattattattttgttacgaagtgatcactttACCGTTAAGTTTCGTTATTtccctaacggtaatcctatGTAGTAGTCGAattagattttaagtgccaacttaaatttctaaatgggatgaaatgtatttaattaaaaatctattcttATTCCATTTGAAAAATCTAAGTTAGCATTTAAAATCTAGTTGGATTGTCACATAGGATTACTGTTAatgagataacggaacttaacgatAAAGTGAtcatttcgtaacaaaataataacataagtgactaaaaggtaacattttaaacataaatgattaaaatgtaatttgagacAAATAatagtgactatttttatagtttacttaaaaatatatagtgATGGTTGAGTTggagttttaattttgtttcattttagttttaatttcatCTCGAGTTAATATTAGAGTTTTTGTAAGTTAATATAAGATTCGAGAATGATGTTTGCATCATATAATGATTTCAATTGAATATAATTTGattgtaatttctttaataacgaatataatattaatttagattCAACGATGGAGTCGAGTTTGAGTTGTTAACTATTACTGCCTGTTTGGTTCGATGTAATGCGTATAGCATTACGCGCCGAATCGGTGGGCCCTACCTATTCCAGCGTTTGGTTCGCTGGTTTGTCCATTACGTGCCTAATCCATTACGTGCGTATTCCTCAGTCCTCCCCAATTTGTATTCCCTGCCCAAAGTTCAGAATAGCTTCCGTTTAgcattcttgaaatttttatgccCTGTTTTGCCCTCATCTTCCAAGCCGAAATCCACATCCAGAtctctccctcccaacatcaaagAAGCTGCCAGGTGAGTGACCTCCACCGCTCCCCTTTCACTTTCATTTGTGATTGTTTTGTCGAACCAAACTCTCACATTCTGTTCTTGAAATGCAGTGAGTAGGGAAGTCCAAAAACAGACTTCTGTTCTTCAAATTTCAACAAGTATCTCCAAAGAAACCCAGAAGAAAACTTTTCCAATTCAATAGGTAAATATTGTCTGCCCTAAAATTTTTCTGTGAACGTGTTTTCCCTTTTATGTCTATGATGAGAGATTCATCAAATTAGTTGAATCTCTGTTTACAATCGTTTAAAATTGGCATCTAAAAGGTTTCTGAAAACTAAAAAATTCGACCAAAGTCACTCCCTTTGTAGTGTTCTGCCCTTCTCTGCTGGAGTTGATGAGTCGAGTTGCggcctttaaaaagaaaaacactaTTGCCCTTTTCACACACGAACACCACCCAATTATCACACCTCTTTTCTTCATCACAATTTATTTCCCCTTTCAATTGAGCTCCACACCGTCTTTCCCCCTTTCATGGATTCCTCTTTGGTTTTCGTTTTCCCTTCAGCTTTATCAAACTTTCGTTTCCCCCTTCAATCGGCACTGCTTTCTGCCTCCTCAGTTTTATCAAACTAAATTAGCAATGGTTTATTTGTGTAAAGTTAACAGCCATGTCAGCCAACCATTAgcagtttaattaaaatatatttaataataattatgttaatttatattttacagtatcatatattatgatttcagtaaattaatataagaatattaattattaagaatttcattaaattatatattttaattaaaatatatttaataataattatgttaatttatattttacagtatcatatattatgatttcagtaaattaatataagaatattaattattaagaattttattaaattatatattttaattaaaatatatttaataataattatgttaatttatattttacagtatcatatattatgatttcagtaaattaatataagaatattaattattaagaatttcattaaattatatattttaattaaaatatatttaataataattatgttaatttatattttacagtatcatatattatgatttcagtaaattaatataagaatattaattattaagaattttattaaattatatattttaattaaaatatatttaataataattatgtttaaatatgattaaattatttattattgataataaaaatcttattataatttaaataacaataacaataatcatttaccaaaacaaatttatgctaagggtattctagtcattttagttttttctattatgctattacacctctattacattcaaccaaacacaagattactattacgcctctattccattacattcaaccaaacagtggattagctattacatctctaatccaatacacctctaatcccaatacacctctaatccaatacgcctctaatccaatacagcgaaccaaacgtgctgttagtgtattttatcttatattttagcgagtaagatttttttttcttcttgaaaCTAAAAAACCAGCTGTAATCCAATTTCGTAAAGAGAAAAGATGCTAGAAGAGTAACCGAGACAAGATCCTAAGCCACTGTAGAGCTGAAGCAAATAACAAAAAATTTTCCTGATTTCCAAGCACCAGACTTAGATAATCACAGCAAGCCTGATCCATTCAAACTCCAACTATCTTTTACCAGAATTCTGCTACTGCATCTGCTCCAACTACACAAAAGAGTCGAGACCGATGCTAATTTGGTTGATCTAACCGGTAAGTCTTATCTGTCTTCTTCGTATCTTTGGCTAAAAAAGTTAGCTACTTTGATTTCCTTCTCTGGGTATACACTCTGTGAATCTGCTTGCTTTATCTCTGCTAAAAAAGTGGCCGAAATGCTTCAAGAAATAAGTGATCATAAGAGTAAAGGAGCTTTTGATAAAGTAGCGGAGGATCCGCCTGCAGCTTCAGTGGTAGTAAGACCTGTAGAGCAGCCGGTTGGTCTAGAATCCACAATCCAAAAGGTATGGGATTGCATCGGAGATTCAAATGTGGGGACCATTGGCCTCTATGGCTTGGGGGGCGTTGGCAAGACAACACTCTTGACCAAACTCAAGAACATGTTCAGCACCCCACCGAATGATTTTAAAGTTGTTATCTGGGTCGGGGTGTCTGAATATTACGATGTTGGAAAGATTCAAAATAGGATTGGTGAAAATATTGGTTTTCCTCGATCCTGGGAGAATAAAAGTGTTGAACAGAAAGCCAGAGATATCTATGGGATCTTGAGCAACAAGAGATTTGTTGTATTATTGGATGATTTATGGGAGAAAGTGGATTTGAACGAAGTTGGGATACCAGAACCAAGTCAAGAAAATGGTTCCAAACTTTTTTTTACTACTCGATCTTTGCGTTTATGTGTCAACATGGGAGCTCAAAAGATATTCACAATGAATCCCCTGGCATGGGAGAAAGCTTGGGAATTGTTCCAAGACAAGGTTGGAGATGAAGCTCTTAACAGCCATCCAGATATTCCAGACCTAGCTAAAGATGTAGTTAAAAGGTGCGGTGGGTTTCCTCTTGCACTAATTACAGTGGGTCGTGCCATGGCATGCAAGACAACACTTGAGGAATGGAATTATGCAATTGAGATATTGAAGCGAATTGCACCGTCAGCAGCGGACTATGAGGTATTGTCACTTGTAAAATTCAGTTACGATAATTTGCCTAATGCCACAATGAAATATTGCTTCCTATATTGCTGTCTGTATCCTGGAGATTATTGTATTCCTAAAAAGAGATTAGTGGAGTATTGGTTTTGTGAAGGGCTATTGAATGAATATGATAGAGTTAGTGACGCTCAAATGCAAAGTGACCACATTATCAGCTTtcttttgaatgcttgtttattGGAAAATGGTGGTGAAATACATGGAGAAGAATGTGTAAAGATGCATGATGTGATCCGTGGCATGGCTTTATGGATTACACGCGAATGCGAAGCAACAgagaataatttttttgtaaaagcaGGGGCTCGGTTATGTAAAGAACCGAATGTTAAGGAATGGGAAAGTGTAAAAAGAATGTCAGTGATGGAAAATAAGATTGAAGTTCTCAAAGGAACACCCAAATGCCCTAACCTTCGAACCTTGTTTCTTAGCCAGAATGAGTTGCAAGTGATCAGCGATGGTTTCTTCCAATTTATGCCTCATCTGACTGTTTTGGATTTGTCAAGAAATCTTCGATTACGAGCGCTACCTAAGGGAATTTCACAATTGGTTTGTCTAGAATGTCTTGATCTATCATTTACTGGTATATCAGAGTTGCCAATAGGGTTGAAATCGTTGACAAAACTGAAAATGTTGTACTTGAGTTACATGCACAATCTCAGAAAAATCCCACAACATTTGATATCTAGTTTTTTGCAGTTGCAAATATTCAGAATGTGGTGGTCGGGATGCGGAGATTATCCTAATGACGACAATGTTTTGTACGGGAGTAATGAAAAGCTTATGGAGGAGTTGAACGGTTTGCAATGTTTGAATATACTAACGATACATAAAAAAGCACGTTTTGTCTAGAAAGATTcctaagctttaatttgtttcaaTGTTAGACCCAAGCATTACAACTTTGTGATTTTAGAGAATCGAAAATGTTTAATGTTTTATGCTGAGTGATTTTGGAGTTTACCCATTTAAGTTGGTGAATACGATgcttgtaattaaaataaattatttatataaccattaatttaagaaaatattgtgTAATGATGACAGTATGCattattaatatttgattttaatcGGAAGCATAGTTAGGGGGGTTGGCAGGGGCTTCGgctcttttaagaattttaaaattttaaattagtaaagataaaattatattttgcccttaaaattttaaaaatttaatttaatcttttaaaaattataaagatataggctataaaaaattaaaattttattcgtttttttaataaattgttcTGGATTCGCCCCtggttttaattattattatttaaaatttagttttagttttatacttaaataacaatttggtTGTAAAGCATACTTGAGATGCTTTTGtatattgtatatataaaatgttataatatttttatatagtttttttgaTAAATTACTATATAAAATGTGTATATACATGTGCGAACACATGCATGCAAGAAACCCACCGTCttcaagaaaataataattttccaaattaaaataataaataaataatgggatTGTGGTAAGTAGGGTTACAAAAAAGAATCTCTGCATTAGCTTTAATTAGtcccattttttgaaaaattagctaaaatataTGGTGATGGATGAGttggaattttattttccaattgctttttaatgttttgtttcattttagtcttAATTCGATCTCAGTTTTCGTAAGTTTATAAAAGACCCAAAAATAATCGTATATCATATATTTTGCTTATAATACTTGTGTTTATATGTATAAtgattcaaaataaatataatttgatcGTAGTTACTTCAACAACGAATGTGACACTTTATAATTCAAACACGACAATCaaattaagtttggggtgttattATACATATACAAAGGGATATCCAATGATAAACAATCAAAGCGATTTTCCTATAGATCTAATAGCAATAAAGGAATAACAATCAAAGTGATTTTGGCCCTTTGTTGGCCGGCACTACAcccttcaaaaaaattatttttttaatcaaataaaggGGTGTCATACATTAGTGTGCCAACACCTcccaaatttttttgaaaaaaaatacatgagTACAGATTATCTAGTgtctaaaatatcaaaaataaatttttaataaaaaatagtggTGCTAGCCATCTATTttccataatttaattttattgttatttatttaagttatttaggtGAATGTTTTTGAACGAAagattatttttgtaaatattaatttatttttaggtaaaatgggtaaaatagtcaaaataacctaaaatttcCAGATTTCCAAGCCTGATTGATTCAAAATCCAACTATCTTTCACCAGGATTCTGCTACTGCATCTGCTCCAACTGAACAAAACAGTCGAGACCAGTCCTAATTTGCTGGATCTAACCGGTAAGTCTACCAGTCTTCTTTACATCTTGCTCCATCTTTGTCTAAAAAGGTTAGCTGCTTTGGTTTCCTTCTCTGGTTATACATCCTGTGAATCTGCTTGCTTTATCTTTACTATCCATAATGAAAGCTCTAATAGTTGAAACTCCGtcttttttaactttatttcatGTGCATCCTCTTCATAACTGTGCCACAATCGCCTTCCACCTCAATCTGTTTAAACCCCATCTTCtttaacttcatttttctttgacTTTTCCAATTTACTTAACTTTATTTTTAACACATTTCACTTTGCATCCACATCTCATTTGTTTCCTTTGTTCCAGCTTTCATTTACCAGAATCATGGGCAATTGTTGCTCCGTACAATGTGGTTTAGACAATTTCCTTCTTCTTGGTTTGGATTTCATTGTTGGCCGTGCTAATTATGTCTGGAAGCTTAAACAAACTCTTCCAACTTTATCTGCTGCTCTTGAAGAACTGAAGGCGCGAAGAGTTGACGTGAAACGGAGGGTTAATCTTGCAGAACGAAAACTATTGAAGCCATTGGAGGAAGTTCAGCTATGGCTTTCAACAGCGGGACCTATGATAACGGAGGCAGAAAAGTTGATTGAAGATGGCCATGAACAAAAGAATAACTTGTGTCTCGGCGGCTGTGCTTCCAAGAGTTGCCTGTCTAGCTACAAGTATGGTAAAAAAGTGAACAAAATGCTTCACGAAATAATTGATCTTAAGAGGGAAGGAGCTTTTGAGAAAGTAGCAGAGGATCCGTCCCCAGCTCCGGTGGTAGTAAGACCTGAAGAGCAGGCGGTTGCTCTAGAATCCACAATCCAGAAGGTATGGAGTTGTATTGTAGAAACAAATGTGGGGATCATTGGTCTCTATGGCTTGGGGGGCGTTGGCAAGACAACACTCTTGACCAAACTCAACAACAAGTTCAGCACCACACCAAATTTGAAGTTGTTATCTGGGCGGTGGTGTCTAAAGATTACGATGTTGGAAAGATTCAAGATAGGATTGGTGACAATATTGGTTTTCCACAATCCTGGAAGAATAAAAGTGTTGAACAGAAAGCCATAGATATCTATGGGATCTTGAGTAACAAGAGATTTGTTGTATTATTGGATGATTTATGGAAGAAGGTGGATTTGAACCAAGTTGGGATACAAGAACCAAGCCAAACAAAGAGTTCCAAACTTATTTTTACTACTCGATCTTTGGATGTATGTGGCTACATGGAAGCTAAAACGAAAATCAAAGTGGAGTGCCTGGAACCGGAGAAGGCTTGGGAATTGTTCCAAGACAAGGTTGGAGATGAAGCTCTCAACAGCCTTCCAGATATTCCAAACCTAGCTAAACAAGTAGCTGAAAGGTGCGGTGGGTTGCCTCTTGCACTAATTACAATCGGTCGTGCCATGGCTTGCAAGACAACACTTGGGGAATGGAATTATGCAATTGAGACGTTGAAGCGATGTGCATCGCCACAAATGGAAGATGAGGTATTTTCACTTTTAAAATTCAGTTATGATAATTTGCCTAATGCCACAATGAGAAGTTGCTTCCTATATTGTTGTCTGCATCCTGAAGATTGTTGTATTCCCAAAAAGAGATTAGTGGAATATTGGTTTTGTGAAGGGCTATTGATTGAATTTGATAGAATTAGTGAAGCTCAAATGCAAAGTGACCACATTATCAACTTTCTTCTGAATGCTTGTTTATTGGAAAATGGTGGTGAAATACATGGAGAAGAATGTGTAAAGATGCATGATGTGATCCGTGACATGGCTTTATGGATTACACGCAATTCTGAAGCAACAGAGAATAACTTTTTTGTAAAAGCAGGGGCTCAGTTATATGAGGAACCACATGTTAAGGCATGGGAAAGTGTAAGAAGAATGTCATTGATGACAAATAAGATTGAAGTTCTCAAAGAAACACCCAAATGCGCTAACCTTGGAACCTTGTTTCTTAGCCAAAATGAGTTGCAAGTGATCAGCGATGGTTTCTTCCAATTTATGCCTCATCTGACTGTTTTGGATTTATCAAGAAACCTTAGATTACGAGTGCTGCCTGAGGGAATTTCACTATTGGTTTGTCTAGAATGTCTTGACCTATCATTTACTGGTATATCAGAGTTGCCAATAGGGTTGAAATCGTTGACAAAACTAAAAATGTTGGACTTGAGTTATATGCACAATCTCAGAAAAATCCCACAACATTTGATATCTAGTTTTCACAAGTTGCAAATATTCAGAATGTGGTGGTCGGGATACGGAGATTATCCTAATGAAGACAATGTTTTGTATGGTGGCAATGAAAAGCTTATAGTGGAGTTGAAAAGTTTGCAACGTTTGAGTATAATAAGGATACAGAAAAGGCAAGCTTTGTCTAGAAAGATTCCTGAGCCTTAAGCTTTCACACATTGAGCACAGTTCAAATTTTCTACTATGACCAATTGAGAGATATGACCTGACTGATTTTTGTTCCAAATCTAAAGACTCTTTGGATAGCTGGGTGTGCAAAAATGGTAGAAATATTGAGTGAGAGAAAACTTGGTGAAGTTGCAGGTGTGACTGGAATTCCGTACTCTAAATCAGTTCTGAAGCTTGAAACACTTGAATTATTTGGTCTACCGAAATTGAGGAGCATATATTGGGATGCTCTACCCTTCCCATATTTGAAACTTATTCGTATAAATGGCAACCAAGAATTGAAGAAGCTTCCTCTCAACTCAGACAGTGCAAAAGGGAATCTGCTCACCGTTCAGGGAAGAAAAGATCGGTGGGCAAGAGTAGAATGGGAAAATGAAGCCGTTCAAGACGCTTTGCTTCCTTATTTCAAGTCTCTTCCTGTATGAAATGTAGAAAAACGTAAAAATTGCAAAAGTGGTTCATTGTTGTGTGATGtttgaattttgagaaaatagctCTACTTATTTAGTTGCAGTTTGCAAATCATTTTAGGcttacatgtatatattttctatttttaaattatatcacttttaatgtattaatatttaataatttttgtatgttttacatcataatattattatgattattagatatttaattttatgtgatataaattacataatatataaaaataaaacaatattataatttaagtaaCTGATGTTGGAGCCAAAAGttgatcattttttttttgtttaaaccaAATTTTCGGGATTTTTACTTTTGACTAAGCTTTCTCTCAATAAGCTTTTAATTTTAAACGAATATCTTGATACTTGAATAGATTTCACTATCATCGTTGTTTTTATGCCCATCCAAATGGAATCTTAATTAGTCGAATAGAAACTGCACCTAAGGTTATTAAACTATTACTAAGTTTGTGTTTTGGTCTTTGAATtcgaatgaaatatatatattattgttatattgataTTGTTTTTGTTTCCATATATCTCAATTGATCAAATTCGAAGCAATTGCCCTCTTTTGATAACTGCCCGAAAGAACCGCTTCAAATAATAAAGATTGTTCTATTCAGATTTTGAGACGAAGGAGCGCCCTGTCTATATCAAGATCGCAATCAAATATGTCGAAAATTTTCGCGGGTTATCTAAACTATATATAGTCTAGAGTCCagcaataattgaaaaaaaaattaggaaaaatatTATGCTGATAAAAAATGAGTGACAAAAAAAGACAGAAAAGTTATCATTACGTTTATCATTATGTTATAAGAAAGAAATCCACTTGTTTAGTTCTTTAGTTCTTAAGGAGCACAAAAGAAAGGATAAAAGGGGAGGGGCCGATTGAGAAAAGAAAAGTAGAGAAAATTTACAATATATGATCTATCTGTATCTAACGTATCAACTCCAAATATTGCAAATAAAAAGCGAAAGTCTTTATTTCGATTTGATATATGAGATGAATCCAGTATTTCGATTTCTTGCTTATTTTGTTCAtattcaaaaagttacaaaatgatcactaaattgttcaaaagtttt comes from the Gossypium hirsutum isolate 1008001.06 chromosome A06, Gossypium_hirsutum_v2.1, whole genome shotgun sequence genome and includes:
- the LOC107937374 gene encoding probable disease resistance protein At1g12290 isoform X2; the protein is MLQEISDHKSKGAFDKVAEDPPAASVVVRPVEQPVGLESTIQKVWDCIGDSNVGTIGLYGLGGVGKTTLLTKLKNMFSTPPNDFKVVIWVGVSEYYDVGKIQNRIGENIGFPRSWENKSVEQKARDIYGILSNKRFVVLLDDLWEKVDLNEVGIPEPSQENGSKLFFTTRSLRLCVNMGAQKIFTMNPLAWEKAWELFQDKVGDEALNSHPDIPDLAKDVVKRCGGFPLALITVGRAMACKTTLEEWNYAIEILKRIAPSAADYEVLSLVKFSYDNLPNATMKYCFLYCCLYPGDYCIPKKRLVEYWFCEGLLNEYDRVSDAQMQSDHIISFLLNACLLENGGEIHGEECVKMHDVIRGMALWITRECEATENNFFVKAGARLCKEPNVKEWESVKRMSVMENKIEVLKGTPKCPNLRTLFLSQNELQVISDGFFQFMPHLTVLDLSRNLRLRALPKGISQLVCLECLDLSFTGISELPIGLKSLTKLKMLYLSYMHNLRKIPQHLISSFLQLQIFRMWWSGCGDYPNDDNVLYGSNEKLMEELNGLQCLNILTIHKKARFV